The following are encoded in a window of Kogia breviceps isolate mKogBre1 chromosome 10, mKogBre1 haplotype 1, whole genome shotgun sequence genomic DNA:
- the LOC136791982 gene encoding N-acetyllactosaminide beta-1,6-N-acetylglucosaminyl-transferase-like: MVENMKLKVFEFVVGLMAVSIILLFLYTNNLILPKYLPVGKISNSSMLAEVCDMIIRGKKILYGNIPMTPLRNITCQQYLTQNHYIMKPLSKDEAEFPLAYVMVIHKDFDTFERLFRAIYMPQNVYCVHVDEKSTSAFKDSVGRMLSCFANAFLASKRESVVYAGLSRLQADLNCLQDLIHSEVPWKYAINTCGQDFPLKTNREIVQYIKGFKGKNITPGVLPPPHIIRRTRYMHLEQKYQLFSFMLWTWIRKTSPPHNLTIYFGSTYVAFTREFANFVLQDQRAIDLLAWSKDTYSPDEHFWVTLNRIPDEEAEVPRVCVTFPKTPNS; this comes from the coding sequence ATGGTAGAAAACATGAAGCTGAAGGTATTCGAGTTTGTTGTAGGGCTTATGGCCGTTTCTATAATTCTTTTGTTCCTCTATACCAACAATTTAATCCTGCCAAAATACCTGCCAGTGGGGAAAATCTCAAACTCTTCAATGCTTGCAGAAGTCTGTGACATGAttataagaggaaagaaaatcttGTATGGAAATATACCAATGACACCACTGAGAAACATAACTTGCCAACAGTACTTGACCCAGAATCACTACATAATGAAACCTCTGTCCAAAGACGAAGCTGAGTTCCCTTTGGCATATGTCATGGTCATCCACAAAGACTTTGATACATTTGAGAGGCTTTTCAGGGCTATTTATATGCCTCAAAATGTCTACTGCGTTCATGTGGATGAGAAATCCACCTCTGCTTTCAAGGATTCGGTAGGAAGGATGCTGAGCTGCTTCGCAAATGCCTTTCTGGCTTCCAAGAGGGAGTCTGTGGTCTACGCGGGACTCTCCAGGCTCCAGGCTGACCTGAATTGCCTGCAAGACCTCATACACTCGGAGGTTCCGTGGAAGTACGCCATCAACACCTGCGGGCAAGATTTCCCCCTGAAAACCAACAGGGAGATCGTTCAGTATATAAAAggatttaaagggaaaaacatCACCCCAGGGGTGCTGCCTCCTCCTCATATTATCAGAAGGACCAGATATATGCACTTGGAGCAGAAATACCAATTGTTTTCCTTCATGCTGTGGACTTGGATAAGAAAAACGTCTCCTCCCCATAATCTCACCATCTACTTTGGCTCCACCTATGTAGCCTTTACAAGAGAATTTGCTAATTTTGTTCTCCAAGACCAGAGGGCCATTGATTTACTTGCGTGGTCGAAGGACACCTACTCTCCTGATGAACATTTCTGGGTGACACTTAACAGGATTCCAG